The Peromyscus maniculatus bairdii isolate BWxNUB_F1_BW_parent chromosome 6, HU_Pman_BW_mat_3.1, whole genome shotgun sequence genome has a segment encoding these proteins:
- the Bcl9 gene encoding B-cell CLL/lymphoma 9 protein isoform X2 encodes MHSSNPKVRSSPSGNTQSSPKSKQEVMVRPPTVMSPSGNPQLDPKFSNQGKPGGSASQSQPSPCDSKSGGHTPKALPGPGGSMGLKNGAGNGAKGKGKRERSVSADSFDQRDPGTPNDDSDIKECNSADHIKSQDSQHTPHSMTPSTATAPRSSTPSHGQTTAPEPIPAQKTPAKVVYVFSTEMANKAAEAVLKGQVETIVSFHIQNISNSKTERSTAPLNTQIPTLRNDPKPLPQQPPAPASQDQNSSQNARLQPTPPTQAPAPKPAAAPRPLDRDSPGVESKLIPSGGSPASSTPLPPDGTGPNSTPNNRAVTPVSQGSNSSSADPKAPPPPPVSSGEPPTLGENPDGLSQEQLEHRERSLQTLRDIQRMLFPDEKEFTAGQTGGPQPNTGVLDGPQKKPEGPMQAMMSQSQSLGKGPGPRTDVGAPFVPQGPRDVPFSPDEMVPPSLNSQPGPLGPDHLDHVTPEQIAWLKLQQEFYEEKRRKQEQVAVQQCSLQDMMVHQHGPRGVVRGPPPPYQMAPSEGWAPGAEPFPDGINVAHSLPPRGMAPHPSMPGSQMRLPGFAGMINSEMEGPNVPNPASRPGLSGVSWPDDVPKIPDGRNFPPAQGVFSGPGRGERFPNPQGLSEEMFQQQLAEKQLALPPGMSMEGIRPGMEMNRMIPGSQRHMEPGSNPIFPRIPVEGPLSPSRGDFPKGMPPQIGPGRELEFGMVPGGMKGDVSLNVNMGSSSQMIPQKMRETGAGPEDMMKLRPGSSDMLPAQQKMVPLPFGEHPQQEYGVGPRPFLPMSQGPGGNSGLRNLREPIGPDQRTNSRLSHLPPLPLNPSSNPSSLNTAPAVQRGLGRKPLDISVAGSQVHSPGINPLKSPTMHQVQSPMLGSPSGNLKSPQTPSQLAGMLAGPAAAASIKSPPVLGSAAASPVHLKSPSLPAPSPGWTSSPKPPLQSPGIPPNHKTPLTMASPAMLGSVESGGPPPPTASQPASVNIPGSLPSSTPYTMPPEPTLSQNPLSIMMSRMSKFAMPSSTPLYHDAIKTVASSDDDSPPARSPNLPSMNNLPGPNPVVPMPTLSPMGMTQPLSHSNQMPSPNAMGPSIPPHGVPMGPGLMSHNPIMGHGSQEPPMVPQGRMGFPQGFPPVQSPPQQVPFPHNGPTGGQGNFPGGIGFPGEGPLGRPSNLPQSTADAALCKPGGPGAPDSFTVLGNSMPSVFTDPDLQEVIRPGATGIPEFDLSRIIPSEKPSQTLQYFPRGEVPGRKQPQGPGPGFSHMQGMMSDQAPRMGLALPAMGGPGPVGTPDIPLGTSPSMPGHNPMRPPAFLQQGMMGPHHRMMSPAQSTMPGQATLMTNPAAAVGMIPGKDRGPAGLYTHPGPVGSPGMMMSMQGMMGPQQNIMIPPQMRPRGMAADVGMGGFSQGPGNPGNMMF; translated from the exons ATGCATTCCAGTAACCCTAAAGTGAGGAGCTCTCCATCAGGAAACACACAGAG TAGCCCTAAGTCAAAGCAGGAGGTGATGGTCCGTCCCCCTACAGTGATGTCCCCATCTGGAAACCCCCAGCTGGATCCCAAATTCTCCAATCAGGGTAAACCGGGGGGCTCAGCCAGCCAATCCCAGCCATCCCCCTGTGACTCCAAGAGTGGGGGCCATACCCCTAAAGCCCTCCCTGGCCCAGGTGGGAGCATGGGGCTGAAGAATGGGGCTGGAAATGGTGCCAAGGGCAAGGGGAAAAGGGAGCGAAGTGTTTCCGCCGACTCCTTTGATCAGAGAGACCCTGGGACTCCAAACGATGACTCTGACATTAAAG AATGTAATTCTGCAGACCACATCAAGTCCCaggattcccagcacacaccacaCTCCATGACTCCATCAACTGCGACAGCCCCCAGGTCTTCCACCCCCTCTCATGGCCAAACTACTGCCCCAGAACCCATACCTGCTCAGAAGACTCCAGCCAAAGTGGTGTATGTGTTTTCTACTGAGATGGCAAATAA GGCTGCAGAAGCTGTGCTGAAGGGCCAGGTCGAAACGATCGTCTCTTTCCATATCCAGAACATCTCCAACAGCAAGACAGAGAGGAGCACAGCCCCGCTG AACACACAGATACCCACCCTTCGGAATGATCCAAAACCTCTCCCACAGCAGCCTCCAGCTCCCGCCAGCCAGGACCAGAACTCTTCCCAGAATGCCAGACTGCAGCCGACTCCGCCCACTCAGGCACCAGCACCTAAGCCTGCTGCAGCCCCGCGTCCCCTGGACCGAGACAGTCCCGGGGTGGAAAGTAAACTGATTCCTTCCGGGGGCAGCcctgccagctccactccactgcCCCCGGACGGTACTGGGCCAAACTCGACACCCAACAATCGAGCGGTGACCCCTGTCTCCCAGGGGAGCAACAGCTCTTCAGCAGATCCCAAAGCCCCCCCACCGCCGCCAGTGTCCAGTGGTGAGCCCCCGACGCTGGGAGAGAACCCTGACGGCCTGTCTCAGGAGCAGCTGGAGCACCGGGAACGCTCCTTACAGACGCTGAGAGATATCCAGCGCATGCTTTTCCCTGACGAGAAAGAATTCACGGCAGGACAAACGGGGGGTCCCCAGCCGAACACTGGGGTTTTAGATGGACCTCAGAAAAAACCAGAGGGGCCGATGCAGGCCATGATGTCTCAGTCCCAGAGCCTAGGTAAGGGACCTGGGCCCCGGACAGATGTGGGAGCTCCATTTGTCCCTCAAGGACCGAGAGATGTGCCCTTTTCTCCGGATGAAATGGTTCCGCCCTCTCTGAACTCCCAGCCTGGGCCCCTTGGCCCCGACCACCTGGACCACGTGACTCCCGAGCAGATAGCGTGGCTGAAGCTGCAGCAGGAGTTCTacgaagagaagaggaggaagcaggagcaggTGGCTGTCCAGCAGTGCTCGCTCCAGGACATGATGGTCCATCAGCACGGGCCCCGGGGAGTGGTCCGAGGGCCTCCCCCTCCGTACCAGATGGCCCCCAGTGAAGGCTGGGCACCCGGGGCAGAGCCGTTTCCTGACGGTATCAACGTCGCACATTCTCTGCCCCCGAGGGGCATGGCTCCCCACCCCTCCATGCCAGGCAGTCAGATGCGCCTTCCTGGGTTTGCAGGAATGATAAATTCTGAAATGGAGGGGCCCAATGTGCCCAACCCGGCATCCAGACCAGGTCTTTCTGGAGTCAGTTGGCCAGACGATGTGCCAAAAATCCCAGATGGCCGAAATTTCCCTCCTGCCCAGGGTGTCTTCAGTGGTCCCGGCCGAGGGGAACGGTTCCCAAACCCCCAGGGCTTGTCTGAAGAGATGTTTCAACAGCAACTGGCAGAGAAGCAGCTGGCTCTCCCCCCAGGGATGAGCATGGAGGGCATCAGGCCCGGCATGGAAATGAACAGGATGATTCCAGGCTCCCAGCGCCACATGGAGCCAGGAAGTAACCCCATTTTCCCTCGGATACCAGTCGAGGGTCCTCTGAGCCCTTCCAGGGGTGACTTTCCAAAAGGAATGCCTCCACAGATAGGCCCTGGTCGGGAACTTGAGTTTGGGATGGTTCCTGGTGGGATGAAGGGAGATGTCAGTCTGAACGTCAACATGGGATCCAGCTCTCAGATGATACCTCAGAAGATGAGAGAGACTGGGGCAGGCCCTGAGGATATGATGAAATTACGCCCTGGTAGCTCAGACATGCTGCCTGCCCAGCAGAAAATGGTGCCCCTGCCATTTGGTGAGCACCCTCAGCAGGAGTATGGTGTGGGCCCCAGGCCATTCCTTCCCATGTCTCAGGGTCCAGGCGGCAACAGTGGCTTGCGGAATCTCAGAGAACCAATTGGGCCCGACCAAAGGACTAACAGCCGGCTCAGTCATCTGCCACCACTACCTCTCAACCCTTCCAGCAACCCCTCTAGCCTCAACACAGCTCCTGCAGTTCAGCGTGGTCTGGGGCGGAAGCCTTTGGATATATCTGTGGCGGGCAGCCAGGTGCATTCTCCAGGCATTAACCCCCTGAAATCTCCTACAATGCACCAAGTCCAGTCCCCGATGCTGGGCTCGCCCTCGGGGAACCTCAAGTCCCCTCAGACCCCATCACAGCTGGCAGGCATGCTGGCAGGCCCAGCTGCTGCCGCCTCCATTAAGTCCCCTCCTGTGTTGGGGTCTGCTGCTGCTTCGCCTGTTCACCTCAAGTCTCCATCACTTCCTGCCCCATCACCTGGATGGACCTCCTCTCCCAAACCTcccctccagagtcctgggatccCTCCAAACCATAAAACGCCCCTCACCATGGCCTCCCCAGCCATGCTGGGAAGTGTAGAGTCAG GTGGGCCCCCACCTCCtacagccagccagcctgcctcTGTGAACATCCCAGGAAGTCTTCCCTCCAGCACACCTTACACCATGCCTCCGGAGCCAACCCTTTCCCAGAACCCGCTCTCGATTATGATGTCGAGAATGTCCAAGTTTGCAATGCCCAGTTCCACCCCCTTATACCACGATGCCATCAAGACCGTGGCCAGCTCTGATGATGACTCCCCTCCAGCCCGTTCACCCAACTTGCCATCAATGAATAATCTGCCAG GTCCAAATCCCGTGGTTCCGATGCCAACCCTCAGCCCGATGGGAATGACCCAGCCACTTTCTCACTCCAATCAGATGCCCTCTCCTAATGCCATGGGACCCAGCATACCTCCTCATGGGGTCCCAATGGGGCCTGGCTTGATGTCACACAATCCTATCATGGGGCATGGGTCCCAGGAGCCTCCAATGGTACCTCAAGGACGGATGGGCTTCCCCCAGGGCTTCCCTCCAGTACAGTCTCCTCCTCAGCAGGTTCCATTTCCTCACAATGGCCCCACTGGGGGACAAGGCAACTTCCCAGGAGGGATAGGATTCCCAGGAGAAGGCCCGCTCGGTCGCCCCAGCAACCTGCCCCAAAGTACAGCAGACGCAGCACTTTGCAAGCCTGGAGGTCCAGGGGCTCCTGACTCCTTCACTGTCCTGGGGAACAGCATGCCTTCGGTGTTTACAGACCCAGATCTGCAGGAGGTAATCCGACCCGGAGCCACCGgaatacctgagtttgatctctccCGCATTATCCCCTCAGAGAAGCCCAGCCAGACACTGCAGTATTTCCCTCGAGGGGAAGTCCCAGGCCGAAAACAGCCACAGGGTCCTGGACCTGGGTTTTCACACATGCAGGGGATGATGAGCGACCAAGCCCCTAGAATGGGACTAGCATTACCTGCCATGGGAGGCCCCGGGCCAGTAGGAACTCCAGACATTCCTCTTGGTACATCTCCATCCATGCCAGGCCACAACCCAATGAGACCACCTGCCTTTCTCCAGCAAGGCATGATGGGACCTCATCACCGGATGATGTCACCAGCACAATCTACAATGCCCGGCCAAGCTACCCTGATGACCAATCCAGCTGCTGCTGTGGGCATGATTCCTGGCAAGGATCGGGGGCCCGCTGGGCTTTATACCCACCCAGGGCCTGTGGGTTCTCCAGGCATGATGATGTCCATGCAAGGCATGATGGGACCCCAACAGAACATCATGATCCCACCACAGATGAGGCCTCGGGGCATGGCTGCTGACGTGGGCATGGGTGGATTTAGCCAAGGCCCTGGCAACCCAGGAAACATGATGTTTTAA
- the Bcl9 gene encoding B-cell CLL/lymphoma 9 protein isoform X3 produces MHSSNPKVRSSPSGNTQSSPKSKQEVMVRPPTVMSPSGNPQLDPKFSNQECNSADHIKSQDSQHTPHSMTPSTATAPRSSTPSHGQTTAPEPIPAQKTPAKVVYVFSTEMANKAAEAVLKGQVETIVSFHIQNISNSKTERSTAPLNTQIPTLRNDPKPLPQQPPAPASQDQNSSQNARLQPTPPTQAPAPKPAAAPRPLDRDSPGVESKLIPSGGSPASSTPLPPDGTGPNSTPNNRAVTPVSQGSNSSSADPKAPPPPPVSSGEPPTLGENPDGLSQEQLEHRERSLQTLRDIQRMLFPDEKEFTAGQTGGPQPNTGVLDGPQKKPEGPMQAMMSQSQSLGKGPGPRTDVGAPFVPQGPRDVPFSPDEMVPPSLNSQPGPLGPDHLDHVTPEQIAWLKLQQEFYEEKRRKQEQVAVQQCSLQDMMVHQHGPRGVVRGPPPPYQMAPSEGWAPGAEPFPDGINVAHSLPPRGMAPHPSMPGSQMRLPGFAGMINSEMEGPNVPNPASRPGLSGVSWPDDVPKIPDGRNFPPAQGVFSGPGRGERFPNPQGLSEEMFQQQLAEKQLALPPGMSMEGIRPGMEMNRMIPGSQRHMEPGSNPIFPRIPVEGPLSPSRGDFPKGMPPQIGPGRELEFGMVPGGMKGDVSLNVNMGSSSQMIPQKMRETGAGPEDMMKLRPGSSDMLPAQQKMVPLPFGEHPQQEYGVGPRPFLPMSQGPGGNSGLRNLREPIGPDQRTNSRLSHLPPLPLNPSSNPSSLNTAPAVQRGLGRKPLDISVAGSQVHSPGINPLKSPTMHQVQSPMLGSPSGNLKSPQTPSQLAGMLAGPAAAASIKSPPVLGSAAASPVHLKSPSLPAPSPGWTSSPKPPLQSPGIPPNHKTPLTMASPAMLGSVESGGPPPPTASQPASVNIPGSLPSSTPYTMPPEPTLSQNPLSIMMSRMSKFAMPSSTPLYHDAIKTVASSDDDSPPARSPNLPSMNNLPGMGINTQNPRISGPNPVVPMPTLSPMGMTQPLSHSNQMPSPNAMGPSIPPHGVPMGPGLMSHNPIMGHGSQEPPMVPQGRMGFPQGFPPVQSPPQQVPFPHNGPTGGQGNFPGGIGFPGEGPLGRPSNLPQSTADAALCKPGGPGAPDSFTVLGNSMPSVFTDPDLQEVIRPGATGIPEFDLSRIIPSEKPSQTLQYFPRGEVPGRKQPQGPGPGFSHMQGMMSDQAPRMGLALPAMGGPGPVGTPDIPLGTSPSMPGHNPMRPPAFLQQGMMGPHHRMMSPAQSTMPGQATLMTNPAAAVGMIPGKDRGPAGLYTHPGPVGSPGMMMSMQGMMGPQQNIMIPPQMRPRGMAADVGMGGFSQGPGNPGNMMF; encoded by the exons ATGCATTCCAGTAACCCTAAAGTGAGGAGCTCTCCATCAGGAAACACACAGAG TAGCCCTAAGTCAAAGCAGGAGGTGATGGTCCGTCCCCCTACAGTGATGTCCCCATCTGGAAACCCCCAGCTGGATCCCAAATTCTCCAATCAGG AATGTAATTCTGCAGACCACATCAAGTCCCaggattcccagcacacaccacaCTCCATGACTCCATCAACTGCGACAGCCCCCAGGTCTTCCACCCCCTCTCATGGCCAAACTACTGCCCCAGAACCCATACCTGCTCAGAAGACTCCAGCCAAAGTGGTGTATGTGTTTTCTACTGAGATGGCAAATAA GGCTGCAGAAGCTGTGCTGAAGGGCCAGGTCGAAACGATCGTCTCTTTCCATATCCAGAACATCTCCAACAGCAAGACAGAGAGGAGCACAGCCCCGCTG AACACACAGATACCCACCCTTCGGAATGATCCAAAACCTCTCCCACAGCAGCCTCCAGCTCCCGCCAGCCAGGACCAGAACTCTTCCCAGAATGCCAGACTGCAGCCGACTCCGCCCACTCAGGCACCAGCACCTAAGCCTGCTGCAGCCCCGCGTCCCCTGGACCGAGACAGTCCCGGGGTGGAAAGTAAACTGATTCCTTCCGGGGGCAGCcctgccagctccactccactgcCCCCGGACGGTACTGGGCCAAACTCGACACCCAACAATCGAGCGGTGACCCCTGTCTCCCAGGGGAGCAACAGCTCTTCAGCAGATCCCAAAGCCCCCCCACCGCCGCCAGTGTCCAGTGGTGAGCCCCCGACGCTGGGAGAGAACCCTGACGGCCTGTCTCAGGAGCAGCTGGAGCACCGGGAACGCTCCTTACAGACGCTGAGAGATATCCAGCGCATGCTTTTCCCTGACGAGAAAGAATTCACGGCAGGACAAACGGGGGGTCCCCAGCCGAACACTGGGGTTTTAGATGGACCTCAGAAAAAACCAGAGGGGCCGATGCAGGCCATGATGTCTCAGTCCCAGAGCCTAGGTAAGGGACCTGGGCCCCGGACAGATGTGGGAGCTCCATTTGTCCCTCAAGGACCGAGAGATGTGCCCTTTTCTCCGGATGAAATGGTTCCGCCCTCTCTGAACTCCCAGCCTGGGCCCCTTGGCCCCGACCACCTGGACCACGTGACTCCCGAGCAGATAGCGTGGCTGAAGCTGCAGCAGGAGTTCTacgaagagaagaggaggaagcaggagcaggTGGCTGTCCAGCAGTGCTCGCTCCAGGACATGATGGTCCATCAGCACGGGCCCCGGGGAGTGGTCCGAGGGCCTCCCCCTCCGTACCAGATGGCCCCCAGTGAAGGCTGGGCACCCGGGGCAGAGCCGTTTCCTGACGGTATCAACGTCGCACATTCTCTGCCCCCGAGGGGCATGGCTCCCCACCCCTCCATGCCAGGCAGTCAGATGCGCCTTCCTGGGTTTGCAGGAATGATAAATTCTGAAATGGAGGGGCCCAATGTGCCCAACCCGGCATCCAGACCAGGTCTTTCTGGAGTCAGTTGGCCAGACGATGTGCCAAAAATCCCAGATGGCCGAAATTTCCCTCCTGCCCAGGGTGTCTTCAGTGGTCCCGGCCGAGGGGAACGGTTCCCAAACCCCCAGGGCTTGTCTGAAGAGATGTTTCAACAGCAACTGGCAGAGAAGCAGCTGGCTCTCCCCCCAGGGATGAGCATGGAGGGCATCAGGCCCGGCATGGAAATGAACAGGATGATTCCAGGCTCCCAGCGCCACATGGAGCCAGGAAGTAACCCCATTTTCCCTCGGATACCAGTCGAGGGTCCTCTGAGCCCTTCCAGGGGTGACTTTCCAAAAGGAATGCCTCCACAGATAGGCCCTGGTCGGGAACTTGAGTTTGGGATGGTTCCTGGTGGGATGAAGGGAGATGTCAGTCTGAACGTCAACATGGGATCCAGCTCTCAGATGATACCTCAGAAGATGAGAGAGACTGGGGCAGGCCCTGAGGATATGATGAAATTACGCCCTGGTAGCTCAGACATGCTGCCTGCCCAGCAGAAAATGGTGCCCCTGCCATTTGGTGAGCACCCTCAGCAGGAGTATGGTGTGGGCCCCAGGCCATTCCTTCCCATGTCTCAGGGTCCAGGCGGCAACAGTGGCTTGCGGAATCTCAGAGAACCAATTGGGCCCGACCAAAGGACTAACAGCCGGCTCAGTCATCTGCCACCACTACCTCTCAACCCTTCCAGCAACCCCTCTAGCCTCAACACAGCTCCTGCAGTTCAGCGTGGTCTGGGGCGGAAGCCTTTGGATATATCTGTGGCGGGCAGCCAGGTGCATTCTCCAGGCATTAACCCCCTGAAATCTCCTACAATGCACCAAGTCCAGTCCCCGATGCTGGGCTCGCCCTCGGGGAACCTCAAGTCCCCTCAGACCCCATCACAGCTGGCAGGCATGCTGGCAGGCCCAGCTGCTGCCGCCTCCATTAAGTCCCCTCCTGTGTTGGGGTCTGCTGCTGCTTCGCCTGTTCACCTCAAGTCTCCATCACTTCCTGCCCCATCACCTGGATGGACCTCCTCTCCCAAACCTcccctccagagtcctgggatccCTCCAAACCATAAAACGCCCCTCACCATGGCCTCCCCAGCCATGCTGGGAAGTGTAGAGTCAG GTGGGCCCCCACCTCCtacagccagccagcctgcctcTGTGAACATCCCAGGAAGTCTTCCCTCCAGCACACCTTACACCATGCCTCCGGAGCCAACCCTTTCCCAGAACCCGCTCTCGATTATGATGTCGAGAATGTCCAAGTTTGCAATGCCCAGTTCCACCCCCTTATACCACGATGCCATCAAGACCGTGGCCAGCTCTGATGATGACTCCCCTCCAGCCCGTTCACCCAACTTGCCATCAATGAATAATCTGCCAG GAATGGGCATTAATACACAGAATCCTCGAATTTCAGGTCCAAATCCCGTGGTTCCGATGCCAACCCTCAGCCCGATGGGAATGACCCAGCCACTTTCTCACTCCAATCAGATGCCCTCTCCTAATGCCATGGGACCCAGCATACCTCCTCATGGGGTCCCAATGGGGCCTGGCTTGATGTCACACAATCCTATCATGGGGCATGGGTCCCAGGAGCCTCCAATGGTACCTCAAGGACGGATGGGCTTCCCCCAGGGCTTCCCTCCAGTACAGTCTCCTCCTCAGCAGGTTCCATTTCCTCACAATGGCCCCACTGGGGGACAAGGCAACTTCCCAGGAGGGATAGGATTCCCAGGAGAAGGCCCGCTCGGTCGCCCCAGCAACCTGCCCCAAAGTACAGCAGACGCAGCACTTTGCAAGCCTGGAGGTCCAGGGGCTCCTGACTCCTTCACTGTCCTGGGGAACAGCATGCCTTCGGTGTTTACAGACCCAGATCTGCAGGAGGTAATCCGACCCGGAGCCACCGgaatacctgagtttgatctctccCGCATTATCCCCTCAGAGAAGCCCAGCCAGACACTGCAGTATTTCCCTCGAGGGGAAGTCCCAGGCCGAAAACAGCCACAGGGTCCTGGACCTGGGTTTTCACACATGCAGGGGATGATGAGCGACCAAGCCCCTAGAATGGGACTAGCATTACCTGCCATGGGAGGCCCCGGGCCAGTAGGAACTCCAGACATTCCTCTTGGTACATCTCCATCCATGCCAGGCCACAACCCAATGAGACCACCTGCCTTTCTCCAGCAAGGCATGATGGGACCTCATCACCGGATGATGTCACCAGCACAATCTACAATGCCCGGCCAAGCTACCCTGATGACCAATCCAGCTGCTGCTGTGGGCATGATTCCTGGCAAGGATCGGGGGCCCGCTGGGCTTTATACCCACCCAGGGCCTGTGGGTTCTCCAGGCATGATGATGTCCATGCAAGGCATGATGGGACCCCAACAGAACATCATGATCCCACCACAGATGAGGCCTCGGGGCATGGCTGCTGACGTGGGCATGGGTGGATTTAGCCAAGGCCCTGGCAACCCAGGAAACATGATGTTTTAA